In the Thalassoglobus sp. JC818 genome, one interval contains:
- a CDS encoding glycosyltransferase family 2 protein gives MLSIVIPVLNEEESLVELHRQILEACQSNAINVEVIFVDDGSTDKSWSIISKLADEDPRVFGIRFRRNFGKAAALTAGMNAVSGNVVMMMDADLQDDPAEIPNFLTQIDNGYDVVNGWKERRLDPWHKVYPSKVFNWMVGQLTGLHLHDHNCGIKMFRREVTQEVRLYGEMHRFIAVLAHARGFKVAEVPVHHRPRQFGHSKYGIKRFLRGFLDLLTVKFLTGFGQRPQHMLGGIGLFFFGLGSLGLAYLGLMWVFMNVIPIFSPSPIGGRPLLLYSVASMLLGAQGISLGMLAELIVANTGRERDTYSVSERTPLNKTREQEPTEH, from the coding sequence ATGTTGTCGATCGTCATTCCCGTGCTCAACGAAGAAGAGAGCCTGGTCGAATTGCACCGGCAGATTCTGGAAGCGTGCCAATCCAACGCCATCAACGTCGAAGTCATTTTCGTTGACGACGGATCGACTGACAAATCCTGGTCCATTATTTCGAAGCTGGCAGATGAAGACCCGCGCGTCTTCGGCATTCGCTTCCGTAGAAACTTCGGAAAAGCAGCAGCCCTCACCGCCGGCATGAACGCGGTCAGTGGCAACGTCGTCATGATGATGGATGCCGACCTGCAAGATGATCCAGCAGAGATCCCGAACTTCCTCACGCAGATCGACAACGGATACGACGTTGTCAACGGCTGGAAAGAGCGACGCCTCGACCCCTGGCACAAGGTGTATCCAAGTAAAGTCTTCAACTGGATGGTCGGCCAACTGACCGGGCTTCACCTGCATGACCACAACTGCGGAATCAAAATGTTCCGACGGGAAGTGACTCAGGAAGTCCGACTCTACGGAGAGATGCATCGCTTCATCGCGGTTCTCGCTCACGCCCGTGGATTCAAGGTCGCCGAAGTTCCCGTCCACCATCGCCCTCGACAGTTCGGGCACTCCAAGTACGGAATCAAGAGATTCCTGCGAGGCTTCCTCGACTTGCTGACGGTCAAGTTCCTCACCGGCTTCGGACAACGACCACAACACATGCTCGGAGGAATCGGCCTCTTCTTCTTCGGTCTCGGATCCCTCGGCCTCGCCTACCTGGGACTGATGTGGGTCTTCATGAATGTCATTCCGATCTTCAGTCCATCCCCCATCGGCGGTCGCCCGCTGCTTCTGTACTCCGTCGCCTCCATGCTCCTCGGTGCCCAGGGAATCTCCCTCGGAATGCTCGCCGAACTGATCGTCGCCAACACCGGCCGCGAACGAGACACCTACAGCGTCTCCGAACGCACCCCCCTCAACAAAACCCGCGAACAAGAACCGACCGAGCACTAA